TTGAGAGCCGACCGACGAAGGACGAAGGCTCCGCGAACCCATCGGGCGGCTCCGGCGACAAGAGTGGCCAGACCTCCCGCCCGGCGGCTTCCCCCTTCGAGGCCCCGCAGCAGCCGAAGCCTCAGGCCAAGCCCGCCGCGGACCAGCAGCGCCAGGCTCCCGCCTCGCGCCCGGCTCCGGCCGTGAGCAAGTCTCCCGTCCCCGGCGCCACCGGTGCGGCGACGCAGGGTTCGGCTCCGGCCGGCTCGGCGAACGCCTCCCGTCCGGCCGAGGCACGTCCGGCGCAGGGAGGTCCCGCCCAGGGCCGTCCTGCCCAGGCCCGTCCCGCTCAGGCGCGTCCTGCTCAGGCTCCTGCGGGTCCGGCTGCTTCCGCCGCCACCGCGGGGCTCGTGAAGCCCGCGCCCAAGGCGAAGGTGCGCCGCGCCAAGCTCATGATCAGCAAGGTCGACCCGTGGTCGGTCCTGAAGATGTCCTTCCTGCTCTCCGTGGCGCTGGGCATCGTGACCGTGGTGGCCGCACTGGTCCTGTGGACCGTGCTGGACCTGACCGGCATCTTCAACCAGGTGAACAAGCTCGTGGGTGACGTGGCCGGCAGCGAAAGCGGCGGCTTCGACCTCCGGAAGGTCGCCTCGCTCGGCCAGGTGGTCTCCTTCTCCACGATCATCGCCGTGGTGAACGTCGTGCTCCTGACGGCCATCTCGACGCTGTCCGCCGTGCTGTACAACCTCGCCGCCACCCTGGTGGGCGGCGTGGGCGTCACGCTCACGGACGACTGAACGACCCCTTCGAGGGCCAGCCTCTGATCGGCCGGGACACCGTGTGGACGGTGTCCCGGCCGATTTGGATTGGGCAGGGAAGTCCTGTAAAGTCTTATCTCGGCCCGATCGAGGAGACTCGTGGGCTGTGGGGGCGTATAGCTCAGGCGGTTAGAGCGCTTCGCTGATAACGAAGAGGTCCCAGGTTCAAGTCCTGGTACGCCCACGGAACACCGAGTTCACGGAACGAGGCACCATGAAGAAATTTGCTCGTCATCGCACTGGCAGTCGCTTCCGTGGTCATCGTGAAGAAGGCCCGGGAGTCCGAAGCCCAGAAGGGTGCCTGGAAGCAAGGAACCGATTCGGTTTCCTGACCGGGATTCTGGGGGCATGGCGCAATTGGTAGCGCACCTGCTTTGCAAGCAGGGGGTTAGGGGTTCGAGTCCCCTTGCCTCCACCATCACAAAAGGATCGTCGCAAGACGGTCCTTTTGTTTTGCCCCCACGACGACGGCGGAAGGCTGAGGCATGAACGCACTGATGGCCACGCTGGGCATCCTCGGAGTCTCCGCCTCGGGGCCGCTGGTCTCCGCGACACTCGCGGGCACCACGGTCGGAGCGATCGCCATCGCCTTCTGGCGCAACGCGATCGCCGCCGTCGTGATGGGGGCTCCCGAACTGGCACGCCGCCCGCAGTCGTTCACCCGCGTGAGCCGCCGTTCCCTCGTGTGGAGCGGCGTCGCGGGGATCGCCTTGGCGTTCCACTTCGTCTGCTTCTTCTACTCGCTCGAACTGACCAGCGTGGCCGCCTCCACCGCGCTCGTCTGCCTGCAGTCGGCCTGGATCGCCCTCATCCAGCTGTTCCGCGGCACGAAGCACTCCTGGCACGTCCTGGCGGGGCTGGGGATCTCGTTCCTGGGAGTCGTGGCGATCACGGGTTTCGACCTGGGGTCGTCCCCTCAGGCGCTGTGGGGTGACATCCTGGCGATCCTGGGCGGCATCCTGGCGGGCGTGTACACGCTGGCCGGCAGCAAGGCGCGGGAGGACATGACGACGGGCGCCTACACGGGCATCTGCTACGCATTCTGCGCCCTGGTGGTCCTGGTGCTGGCACTCGTGGGGCGGCAGCCGCTGGTCGGGTTCGAGCTCAACGGGTGGCTCGGCATCCTGGCCATCACGGTGGCCGCGCAGCTGCTGGGCCACACCTCGCTGAACTACTTGGTGGGGCACATGAGCGCGCTCGTGGTGTCCATGCTGGTGCTGCTGGAGATCCCCGGAGCGGCGATCCTGGCGGCGGTGTTCCTCCACGAGGTGCTGCCGGCCGGGACCTACGCGGGCCTGGCCCTCATCATCGCCGGCCTCGCGGTCGTCATCGCGGGTCAGCGCGGCAAACGGGAGAAGCTCGCGGAAGCCCCGATCGACTGACGCCGCCTCGACTGACGTCGCCGGGCGGGCGGAGGCGCGGCAGGCGAGGCCCGCGGCGTCCTAGAGCCCGCCGCGCTCCGGAACGGCCGCCGTCGCGCTGTGGATGGCGCGGAGGATCTTCGCCGGGAAGTAGACCGAGTAGAACACCACCATGGGCGCCTTCAGGGCGATCTTCTTGATGTTATGCGCCTTGTAGGTGCGGTCGAAGCGGGTCACGTAGTAGCTGTAGTCCCGGGGCGAATCCTCGAGGCGCCGCGCGGACATCCCCGAGACCATGGTGGGGACGTACTGGACGCGGAGGCTGTGCTCGGCCAGATGCAGTGAGAGATCGATGTCCTCGTGCATCTCGTCCTTCTCATCCAGGCACGTCTCGGAGCGGATGATCTCCCAGGCACTCTTGCGCAGGGCCATGTTGGAGCCGAAGAGGAAGTGGTACTCGTGGCGGGCCAGCCGCAGCATGAGCTGCCGCATCCGGTCGTCGGCCTTCTGGCCCCAGCGGCGCAGCGGCATGTCGTAGTAGAGCACGGGACCGGTGGCCGCCTGCACGGTGGGGTCCAGGAAGGCGTTCTGCACCTGTTCGACCCATTCGGGCTCCAGGACGGAGTCGGCGTCGATCCGGCCGAGCACTTCACCGCTGCCGTAGTCGAGCCCGGCATTGCGGGTGGGGATCAGCCCCTGGGCGTCATTCTGCGCGACCAGGTGGATGGGCGATTCGGGGTATTCCAGCTGCATGGAGCGGACGATCTCCGCCGTCCGGTCCGTGGACTTGTTGTCCACCACGATGATCTCGTGAGCGGGGGAACTCTGATAGATGGCCGCCGTCAGGCACTGGCGGATGACGCTTTCCTCGTTGTAGGCGGGGATCACGATCGACACACTGGGCCGGTTCACTCAGTCCTCGATTTCCAAAACACGGATGCGCCCGATGGGGCTTGATCCCCTCAAACATAGCAAGACGCCCCGCCGGCTGGTCTGCCGACGGGGCGTCTTGCGGTGAAACGTGGTGTGGAAGGCTACTTGCCGTCCGTGGAGTCCTTCACCTCGGAGGCGGCTTCATCGGCCTTGTCCTTGGCTTCCTCGACCTTCGCCTTGCCCGCTTCGGCGGTCTTCTGGCTGGCCTCGTGGATCTTCTCGGCTGCCCGGCGTGCCGTGGTGCGGGCGCGTTCGCTGACATCGGAAGCGGAGCCGGAGACCTTCTCCGCGGTCTCCTCCACAGCGGCCTTGGCCTCCTTCACACCGGCTTCGGCGGCTTCGCCGGTCTTCTCCGCGACGTGCTGGGCCTTGGAGGCGA
The nucleotide sequence above comes from Arthrobacter woluwensis. Encoded proteins:
- a CDS encoding DLW-39 family protein encodes the protein MLVIALAVASVVIVKKARESEAQKGAWKQGTDSVS
- a CDS encoding DUF3566 domain-containing protein yields the protein MSKSPVPGATGAATQGSAPAGSANASRPAEARPAQGGPAQGRPAQARPAQARPAQAPAGPAASAATAGLVKPAPKAKVRRAKLMISKVDPWSVLKMSFLLSVALGIVTVVAALVLWTVLDLTGIFNQVNKLVGDVAGSESGGFDLRKVASLGQVVSFSTIIAVVNVVLLTAISTLSAVLYNLAATLVGGVGVTLTDD
- a CDS encoding DMT family transporter, yielding MNALMATLGILGVSASGPLVSATLAGTTVGAIAIAFWRNAIAAVVMGAPELARRPQSFTRVSRRSLVWSGVAGIALAFHFVCFFYSLELTSVAASTALVCLQSAWIALIQLFRGTKHSWHVLAGLGISFLGVVAITGFDLGSSPQALWGDILAILGGILAGVYTLAGSKAREDMTTGAYTGICYAFCALVVLVLALVGRQPLVGFELNGWLGILAITVAAQLLGHTSLNYLVGHMSALVVSMLVLLEIPGAAILAAVFLHEVLPAGTYAGLALIIAGLAVVIAGQRGKREKLAEAPID
- a CDS encoding glycosyltransferase gives rise to the protein MNRPSVSIVIPAYNEESVIRQCLTAAIYQSSPAHEIIVVDNKSTDRTAEIVRSMQLEYPESPIHLVAQNDAQGLIPTRNAGLDYGSGEVLGRIDADSVLEPEWVEQVQNAFLDPTVQAATGPVLYYDMPLRRWGQKADDRMRQLMLRLARHEYHFLFGSNMALRKSAWEIIRSETCLDEKDEMHEDIDLSLHLAEHSLRVQYVPTMVSGMSARRLEDSPRDYSYYVTRFDRTYKAHNIKKIALKAPMVVFYSVYFPAKILRAIHSATAAVPERGGL